From the Osmerus eperlanus chromosome 19, fOsmEpe2.1, whole genome shotgun sequence genome, one window contains:
- the her1 gene encoding hairy-related 1 translates to MTKVDDHLGSKMSRPDRLKRVLKPVIEKKRRDRINRRLDELRTILLSNTSDMRLKNPKLEKAEILEMTVDYIRRKENGNESKDYSAPVTTTVTSQRTSHLNPTHKQQTQAPLSPIYSAGFQECLSCLGNFIEMVEPSQRDSFIQGLKDHLDAHSAYPLGWTVNQSFPVEVQPWGPATERTYCFERLQDRKDSSSMGHPRASRESSFPFINTSLSMYPQPFVIHHPHPAQSLTHPYPSPPYSVSPPPSPCYSSSPPPFITTPPFFSLPCHFPFPPSPSQLSSESLSLSTHYTSPPVMPVMTAKPPLDSNASTPLHRSAPVPDGPARTLRRSLFQIDPQAVWRPWS, encoded by the exons ATGACCAAAGTGGATGACCATTTGGGATCTAAAATGAGTAGGCCAGATCGTCTAAAAAGG GTTCTAAAACCGGTGATCGAAAAGAAGAGGCGAGACAGAATAAACCGACGTTTAGATGAGCTTCGGACAATCTTGTTAAGCAACACCTCAGACATG CGGCTAAAAAATCCAAAATTGGAAAAAGCTGAAATATTAGAAATGACAGTGGATTACatacgaagaaaagaaaatggaaaCGAAAGCAAAG attattctgCTCCAGTGACTACCACTGTAACCTCTCAAAGGACATCTCACCTaaaccccacacacaaacaacaaacacaggcTCCCCTCAGCCCTATCTACAGCGCAGGCTTCCAGGAGTGTTTATCCTGTCTGGGTAACTTCATTGAGATGGTGGAACCTTCCCAGAGAGACAGTTTCATCCAGGGGCTGAAGGATCATCTCGATGCCCACAGCGCCTATCCACTCGGGTGGACGGTGAACCAGAGCTTCCCTGTGGAAGTCCAGCCCTGGGGTCCAGCAACAGAGAGGACATACTGCTTTGAGAGGCTTCAAGACAGGAAAGACAGCTCGTCAATGGGACATCCCAGAGCCAGCAGGGAGTCTTCCTTCCCCTTCatcaacacctctctctctatgtatccCCAACCTTTTGTAATCCACCACCCACACCCAGCCCAATCCCTCACACATCCATACCCATCTCCCCCTTATTCGgtgtcacctccaccctccccctgctaCTCCAGCTCACCACCACCTTTCATCACAACCCCTCCGTTCTTCTCGCTGCCCTGCCACTTTCCCTTCCCTCCGTCGCCCTCGCAGCTCTCCTCCGAGTCCTTGTCATTATCAACTCATTACACCTCTCCTCCAGTCATGCCAGTGATGACAGCAAAGCCTCCTCTTGATTCCAATGCTTCGACCCCTCTGCATCGATCTGCTCCTGTACCCGATGGCCCAGCAAGGACTCTAAGGCGGTCACTGTTTCAAATAGATCCCCAGGCAGTATGGAGACCCTGGTCTTAA
- the mepcea gene encoding 7SK snRNA methylphosphate capping enzyme, with product MIEMSVDKETVTTGSTKANSTPTLQLQQLSECTGSYNNASTMTEVSLANSGITDGASASPTGLAGGIQKKQTSPADSHNQAENVGVRVNEKPLNTHNGLQQPKQQQQQQPQKLSKRRSTSTTGFKHPPSGKRRRRANSESDSVLPTNFLLGGNIFDPLNLNSLLDEEVNRALNAETPKSSPLPAKSRDPVEILIPRDITDPLNLNSGMTSTSFLVSPFKRRRHRHRHHGGGGGGVGGGGVGGGGVGGGGGGSAGPGSTSAPHLDASDSERASDVNTGTSSLPSSSSAPASEVALKGSSALSSVPGSSLCDDEPKPSICKEEAVLPVSNHPSQPRGPEEPCTVTGGPNQHTSRPRKRRRNSGKTEPPFAQSTPVGKPSTEDRSRGAATGRSIQTFHTPVTGSKPGPGGRHQRKQQQHPQQQRMKFQYGNYSQYYGYRNPGFSEDPRFRVLRPEWFQGKEVLDLGCNTGQLTLCIAKKLRPARILGLDIDGALVHAARQNIRHYLSEMKAQEARHAAGAERPAGQEGEGESKEQEEENRTGRGIQRDLQNRDKLNPGEATAENGDAVGRVERESVSTEPADQGEPCPAPDGGREERRAGRAEHGDSDGAPVDPLGKRSFPVSLRISRGPIAAPPLPENPPMPPGDFPANVSFVKANYVLESDALLETQRPEYDIILCLSVTKWVHLNWGDSGLKRLFHRVYRHLRPGGRFILEPQPWDTYGKRKKLSDSIFRNYHGICLRPDQFSTYLISEVGFSSYELIGTPKSSSKGFERPIYLFYK from the exons ATGATCGAGATGTCGGTTGATAAAGAAACTGTCACAACTGGAAGTACGAAGGCAAACTCTACACCAACTCTGCAACTCCAGCAACTCTCAGAATGCACCGGAAGCTACAACAATGCCTCCACAATGACAGAAGTCTCCCTGGCCAACTCTGGCATCACTGATGGTGCGTCCGCCAGTCCAACTGGGCTAGCCGGTGGAATCCAAAAGAAGCAAACCAGCCCTGCTGACTCCCACAACCAGGCAGAAAATGTTGGGGTCAGAGTGAACGAGAAGCCTCTCAACACCCATAACGGTTTGCAGCAGcccaaacaacaacagcaacaacaaccacagaaaCTATCAAAGCGTCGCAGCACATCTACCACAGGCTTCAAGCATCCACCATCTGGTAAGAGACGAAGGCGTGCCAACTCCGAAAGCGACTCTGTCCTTCCCACAAATTTCCTTCTGGGTGGCAACATCTTCGACCCACTGAACCTCAACAGCCTGCTGGACGAGGAGGTGAACAGGGCGCTGAATGCAGAGACCCCCAAATCCTCCCCCCTGCCAGCCAAGAGCAGGGACCCTGTGGAGATCCTCATACCCAGAGACATCACAGACCCGCTCAACCTCAACAGCGGGATGACCAGCACCAGCTTCCTGGTGTCACCGTTCAAGAGACGGAGACACCGGCACAGGCaccacggaggaggaggagggggagtgggaggagggggagtgggaggagggggagtgggagggggaggggggggctcggCTGGGCCCGGGAGCACATCAGCCCCCCATCTGGATGCGTCCGACTCGGAGAGAGCTAGTGACGTTAACACCGGTACTTCCTCGCTGCCCTCGAGTAGCTCCGCCCCTGCCTCAGAAGTTGCCCTCAAAGGAAGCAGCGCGCTGTCCAGTGTCCCAGGGTCCTCCCTTTGCGACGATGagcccaaaccctccatctgcAAGGAGGAGGCGGTGCTCCCCGTGTCGAACCACCCGTCCCAGCCTCGCGGACCCGAGGAGCCCTGCACCGTGACAGGTGGCCCGAACCAGCACACGAGCCGCCCGCGCAAGCGCAGGCGCAATTCCGGCAAAACCGAGCCCCCTTTTGCACAGTCCACTCCGGTGGGCAAGCCTTCCACCGAGGATAGGAGCAGAGGTGCTGCCACAGGAAGGAGTATTCAGACCTTCCACACCCCAGTGACGGGTTCCAAACCTGGGCCGGGAGGCCGGCACCAGCGgaaacagcagcagcatccGCAGCAACAAAGGATGAAGTTCCAGTATGGGAACTACAGCCAGTACTATGGCTACCGCAACCCGGGCTTCAGCGAGGACCCGAGGTTCCGAGTGCTGCGTCCAGAGTGGTTTCAGGGAAAGGAGGTGCTGGACCTGGGCTGCAACACCGGGCAGCTGACTCTGTGTATCGCTAAGAAGCTCCGTCCAGCCCGCATCCTAGGCCTGGACATTGACGGGGCGCTGGTGCACGCCGCCCGCCAGAACATCAGACACTACCTGTCAGAGATGAAGGCCCAGGAGGCGCGGCACGCTGCGGGGGCGGAGCGGCCTgcgggacaggaaggggagggagagagcaaggagcaggaagaggagaaccGAACCGGAAGAGGGATCCAGAGAGACCTACAAAATAGGGACAAACTGAATCCGGGAGAAGCTACAGCTGAGAATGGAGATGCcgtgggaagggtggagagagaaagcgtcTCGACTGAACCCGCCGATCAGGGcgagccctgccctgcccccgacggaggacgggaggagaggagagcagggagggcgGAGCATGGAGACTCGGATGGAGCTCCCGTGGATCCTCTGGGGAAGCGCTCCTTCCCTGTGTCCCTCCGGATCTCCAGAGGACCCATAGCAGCACCTCCACTGCCAGAAAACCCCCCCATGCCTCCCGGGGACTTCCCTGCAAACGTCTCCTTTGTCAAG GCTAACTATGTCTTGGAGAGCGACGCGCTGCTGGAGACCCAGCGGCCGGAGTATGACATCATCCTGTGCCTAAGCGTCACCAAGTGGGTTCACCTGAACTGGGGAGACAGCGGTCTCAAACGACTCTTCCACCGAGTCTACAGACACCTGCGCCCAGGAGGCAGGTTCATACTGGAGCCTCAGCCTTGGGACACCTACGGCAAGAGAAAGAAGCTCTCG GATAGCATTTTTCGGAATTACCACGGCATCTGCCTGAGACCAGACCAGTTCTCAACGTACTTGATTAGTGAAGTGGGATTCTCAAGCTATGAGCTAATTGGGACACCCAAGAGTTCCTCAAAAG GTTTTGAGAGGCCAATTTACTTGTTTTATAAATGA